From the candidate division WOR-3 bacterium genome, one window contains:
- a CDS encoding pseudouridine synthase yields the protein MRLQRYLAQAGLGARRRCEKLIRAGRVKVDGQTAQLGQTVVPGKSDVRVDGRRVAPVSERVVIVFNKPAGVLSACHRSREQGPLVTELVRSEWRLFPCGRLDKDSEGLLILTNDGDLAYRLTHPRFAKEKEYEVVLDRDCTETQVSQLVRGVELEDGLACAKLAERISASRLRVVLTQGRKRQLRRMLEALGLGVRRLIRTRIGTIRLGRLGPGQWRRLREEEIRKLTQQRWGVQRSTP from the coding sequence GTGCGACTTCAGCGCTATCTGGCTCAGGCTGGGCTTGGCGCACGCCGCAGGTGCGAGAAACTGATCCGCGCAGGAAGGGTCAAGGTTGATGGCCAGACTGCCCAACTTGGCCAGACTGTTGTGCCGGGCAAGAGCGATGTAAGAGTCGATGGCCGTAGGGTTGCGCCAGTCAGCGAACGGGTGGTGATTGTCTTCAACAAGCCGGCCGGAGTGCTGAGCGCGTGCCACCGGTCACGCGAGCAAGGGCCGCTTGTCACCGAGCTCGTGCGGTCCGAGTGGAGGCTATTTCCGTGTGGCAGGCTGGACAAGGATTCTGAGGGCCTGCTTATTCTGACCAACGACGGTGACCTTGCCTACCGGCTTACCCATCCCAGGTTCGCGAAAGAAAAGGAATACGAGGTCGTGCTTGACCGCGATTGCACCGAGACGCAGGTCAGCCAGCTCGTTCGAGGGGTTGAGCTTGAGGACGGCCTGGCGTGTGCGAAGTTAGCCGAACGTATCTCAGCCAGCCGGTTGCGGGTCGTGCTGACCCAGGGTAGAAAGCGACAGTTGCGCCGGATGTTGGAGGCGCTCGGGCTTGGAGTAAGGCGGCTTATCAGAACCAGAATCGGCACTATTCGGCTTGGCCGTCTTGGGCCTGGTCAGTGGCGTAGGCTCCGGGAAGAAGAAATCAGAAAACTTACCCAACAGCGGTGGGGTGTTCAACGGTCAACCCCCTGA